The Gadus macrocephalus chromosome 9, ASM3116895v1 genomic interval tctctctctctctctctctctctctctctctctctcgctctccctctctctccctctctctctccctccctctctctcttcctgttacCATATTCGGCTAACCAGGCCCCCCCTAGCGGTCAGGTGCAGCAGGCCAGGTGGGGGCGCTGCAGCAGGGCGTGGgacggggggggcagggaggtggAGGCGCTGGCGGCGGGGTAGGGGTCGGCGGAGGggtagtgggaggaggaggaggcggaggagaaggaggaggtggaggtgcggGGGtacggggaggtgggggagaggaggggagggtagggGCTCATCTTGTCCAGGTTGACGTAGGTGGTGTTCAGGAGGACGTAGTGCTCGCCGCTGAAGCTGGAGAAGATGCCGGAGATGCGGGCCACCAGCTCAGAGAAGGTGGGCCGACGCTCCAGCCTGGGGTGCCAG includes:
- the LOC132463944 gene encoding hepatocyte growth factor receptor-like — its product is MVECWHPRLERRPTFSELVARISGIFSSFSGEHYVLLNTTYVNLDKMSPYPPLLSPTSPYPRTSTSSFSSASSSSHYPSADPYPAASASTSLPPPSHALLQRPHLACCT